A region from the Oncorhynchus tshawytscha isolate Ot180627B linkage group LG26, Otsh_v2.0, whole genome shotgun sequence genome encodes:
- the LOC112225570 gene encoding myosin light chain 1, skeletal muscle isoform has protein sequence MAPKKDAKAAPAKKAEPAKAAAPAPEPEVVAAPPALDLSTVKVEFTPDQQEDYKEAFGLFDRVGDAKVAYNQVADIMRALGQNPTNKEVRKVLGNPSDDDMAGKRLEFEAFLPMLQHIVNDPNKGTFDDYVEGLRVFDKEGNGTVMGAELRIVLGTLGEKMTEAEIDALMQGQEDENGSINFEAFVKHIMSI, from the exons ATGGCACCCAAGAAGGACGCTAAGGCGGCACCCGCCAAGAAAGCCGAGCCGGCAAAGGCAGCTGCACCCGCACCCGAGCCTGAGGTGGTGGCCGCACCCCCTGCACTCGACTTGTCCACAGTCAAG GTGGAGTTCACTCCCGACCAGCAGGAGG ACTACAAGGAGGCTTTCGGTCTCTTCGACAGGGTGGGTGACGCAAAGGTGGCTTACAACCAGGTCGCTGATATCATGCGCGCCCTGGGACAGAACCCCACCAACAAGGAGGTGCGCAAAGTCCTGGGCAACCCTTCCGATGACg ACATGGCCGGCAAGAGATTAGAGTTCGAGGCCTTCCTCCCCATGCTCCAGCACATTGTCAACGACCCAAACAAGGGAACCTTTGATGACTACGTTGAAGGTCTGCGCGTCTTTGACAAGGAGGGCAACGGCACTGTGATGGGGGCTGAGCTGCGTATTGTCCTTGGAACACTGG gtgaGAAGATGACCGAGGCTGAGATTGATGCCCTCATGCAGGGACAGGAGGACGAGAACGGCAGTATCAACTTTGAAG CCTTTGTCAAGCACATCATGTCTATTTAA